A stretch of Christensenellaceae bacterium DNA encodes these proteins:
- the guaA gene encoding GMP synthase [glutamine-hydrolyzing] yields MRETVIVLDFGGQYNQLIARRVREAHVYAELLPYQTSAEAIRKKNPIGIIFTGGPKSVYEEGAPVCDTEILKLGVPVLGICYGSQLLSMKLDGHVTSAPAGEYGKTDICYDTSNILLQDMEAESVCWMSHMDYIDKAPDGFAILAKTASCPVAAFGNDEKKIYGVQFHPEVQHTAGGQRLLEHFLFDICGAKGDWDMNDYAKQSIEAIREKVGNKKVLLALSGGVDSSVCAVLLHKAIGKNLTCVFVDTGLMRKYEPEEVENVFKKQFDMNLVHVKAEQRFLEKLAGVTEPEKKRKIIGEEFIRVFEEEAKKVGKVDFLAQGTIYPDVVESGVGDAALIKSHHNVGGLPDHVDFEEIIEPLRELFKDEVRELGEELGLPRHMVWRQPFPGPGLAIRVIGEITKAKLDLLRDVDFIFRDEIAKAGLDEKIWQYFAVLTDMRSVGVMGDERTYDYTVALRGVTSVDAMTADWARIPYDVLGVISNRIINEVPHINRIVYDITSKPPATIEFE; encoded by the coding sequence ATGAGGGAAACAGTTATTGTTCTGGATTTTGGCGGACAATATAATCAGTTGATTGCGCGCAGGGTACGCGAAGCGCACGTTTATGCGGAGTTGCTGCCTTACCAGACGAGCGCGGAAGCAATCAGAAAAAAGAATCCGATCGGCATTATTTTTACCGGCGGACCGAAAAGCGTATATGAGGAAGGCGCTCCGGTGTGTGATACAGAGATCCTTAAACTAGGCGTTCCGGTTCTGGGGATTTGTTACGGCAGCCAACTCCTTTCCATGAAGCTGGATGGGCATGTGACTTCTGCTCCGGCAGGCGAATACGGAAAGACAGATATTTGCTACGATACCTCGAATATCCTGCTGCAGGATATGGAGGCGGAGTCCGTATGCTGGATGAGCCATATGGATTATATCGATAAGGCGCCGGACGGATTTGCAATTCTGGCCAAAACGGCATCCTGTCCGGTGGCGGCTTTCGGAAACGACGAAAAGAAGATTTATGGCGTACAATTCCATCCGGAAGTACAGCACACGGCGGGCGGACAACGTTTACTGGAACATTTTTTATTTGATATATGTGGTGCAAAAGGAGATTGGGATATGAATGATTATGCAAAACAGTCGATCGAAGCGATCCGAGAGAAAGTAGGGAACAAAAAGGTTCTGCTTGCCCTGTCAGGCGGTGTGGACAGCTCCGTATGCGCGGTGCTCCTGCACAAAGCGATCGGAAAGAACCTGACGTGCGTCTTTGTCGACACCGGTTTGATGCGTAAATACGAGCCGGAAGAAGTAGAGAATGTATTCAAAAAACAATTTGACATGAACCTTGTTCACGTGAAAGCGGAACAACGCTTTTTGGAAAAACTTGCAGGCGTTACGGAGCCGGAAAAGAAGCGCAAGATCATTGGCGAGGAATTTATTCGCGTATTTGAGGAAGAAGCGAAAAAGGTCGGCAAGGTAGATTTTCTTGCACAGGGAACAATTTATCCGGATGTGGTGGAAAGCGGTGTGGGCGACGCGGCCCTCATTAAGAGTCATCATAATGTAGGCGGTCTTCCGGACCATGTCGATTTTGAGGAGATTATTGAGCCTTTGCGCGAGCTCTTTAAAGACGAAGTGCGCGAACTGGGCGAAGAGCTTGGTTTGCCGCGCCATATGGTCTGGCGCCAGCCGTTCCCGGGGCCAGGGCTTGCCATCCGCGTGATCGGTGAGATTACCAAGGCCAAGCTCGATCTGTTGCGTGATGTGGACTTTATCTTCCGCGACGAAATCGCCAAAGCGGGGTTGGACGAAAAGATATGGCAGTACTTCGCCGTGTTGACGGATATGCGCTCTGTGGGTGTGATGGGAGACGAGCGGACATACGATTATACCGTAGCCCTGCGCGGCGTAACGAGCGTGGACGCAATGACGGCGGACTGGGCGCGTATCCCGTACGACGTACTGGGCGTAATTTCCAACCGTATTATCAACGAGGTACCGCACATCAACCGTATTGTGTATGACATTACGAGCAAGCCCCCGGCGACGATCGAGTTTGAATAA
- a CDS encoding phage protein: MENRFIRAEDVAQELNVSKPYAYKLIRQLNEELKAKGFITIAGRVNRQYFYERLYGAGKGEM, translated from the coding sequence ATGGAAAACAGATTTATCCGAGCCGAAGATGTGGCTCAGGAACTAAACGTATCAAAACCTTATGCATATAAACTCATCAGACAATTAAATGAGGAATTGAAAGCAAAGGGCTTTATTACGATTGCAGGGCGTGTAAATCGCCAGTATTTTTACGAAAGGCTCTACGGAGCAGGAAAGGGGGAAATGTAA
- a CDS encoding phage integrase yields the protein MPVFKNEDNGTWYVMARYVNWKGERKQKCKRGFATKREAQEWERMFKLQTSSDLDMSFEAFTELYINDVKNRLKENTWLTKEHIIRTKILPYFGKLKISEISTKEIITWQNEMLAYRDEKKKPYSQTYLKTLHNQLSAIFNHAVRYYELRSNPAAKVGNMGREEHKEMLFWTKEEYKKFSFEMMDKPVSFYAFEMLYWCGIREGELLALTPADFNFDKETVTINKSYQRLKGQDVITSPKTKKSNRTIKMPKFLCEEMKEYLGMLYGLKKKDRIFTVTKSYLHHEMDRGAKAAGVKRIRIHDLRHSHISLLIDMGFSAVAIADRVGHESIDITYQYAHLFPSKQIEMAEKLDDLGKGDFENVS from the coding sequence ATGCCGGTATTTAAGAATGAAGATAACGGTACTTGGTATGTGATGGCAAGGTATGTGAACTGGAAAGGGGAACGCAAGCAGAAATGCAAGCGTGGCTTTGCTACCAAACGAGAAGCACAGGAATGGGAAAGAATGTTCAAATTGCAGACTTCTTCAGACCTTGATATGAGTTTTGAAGCCTTTACGGAGCTTTATATCAATGATGTGAAGAACCGTTTGAAGGAAAACACGTGGCTTACCAAAGAGCATATCATACGCACAAAGATACTTCCGTATTTCGGGAAACTGAAAATCAGCGAGATTTCCACAAAGGAGATTATTACTTGGCAGAATGAAATGCTTGCCTATCGTGATGAGAAGAAAAAGCCTTATTCACAGACGTATCTGAAAACGCTGCACAATCAGTTGTCCGCCATTTTCAATCACGCTGTCCGCTACTATGAACTGCGTTCCAATCCTGCGGCAAAGGTGGGAAATATGGGACGTGAGGAACACAAGGAAATGCTGTTCTGGACAAAGGAAGAATACAAGAAATTCTCTTTTGAGATGATGGACAAGCCTGTTTCCTTTTATGCGTTTGAAATGCTTTACTGGTGCGGTATCCGAGAGGGCGAGCTGTTAGCTTTGACTCCGGCAGATTTCAACTTTGATAAGGAAACAGTCACAATCAATAAATCCTATCAGCGTTTGAAAGGGCAGGATGTGATTACTTCTCCGAAAACGAAAAAGAGCAACCGCACGATTAAAATGCCGAAGTTTCTGTGTGAGGAAATGAAAGAATATCTCGGTATGCTTTACGGATTGAAGAAGAAAGACCGTATCTTTACGGTGACGAAAAGCTATCTTCATCACGAGATGGACAGAGGGGCAAAGGCGGCAGGCGTGAAGCGTATCCGCATTCACGATCTCCGTCACAGCCACATTTCACTCTTGATTGATATGGGCTTTTCTGCGGTGGCGATTGCTGACCGAGTTGGTCACGAAAGTATTGATATTACTTATCAGTACGCACACCTCTTTCCGTCAAAGCAGATTGAGATGGCAGAAAAATTAGATGATTTAGGGAAAGGAGATTTTGAAAATGTCAGCTAA
- a CDS encoding adenine nucleotide alpha hydrolase, with amino-acid sequence MDSAQKEFSRLVAYMDRYPDAAVAFSGGTVSALLVCALYEAQGKGAFVLTANTPFFTQEELYRVHEVLDDYPKTRGERIAMPALMDIPQLTETSGDIRCEACAARVSERLSQVAKSIGASVLFDGKVADARDATCRLLRQVMPEVQVISPCVELGFTRQDVKNMLKAIGRAYYIWPANDCLARRFLKDMPVTVTGLDYVEAAEKYIRRYTRRGLRVYLDGEKAVVCSEEMLDVQAKEDVMCQLLNDGRAGVSDVIFCDGNHWRKTNR; translated from the coding sequence ATGGATAGCGCACAGAAAGAATTCAGCCGGCTTGTCGCGTATATGGATAGGTATCCGGACGCGGCGGTCGCCTTTTCCGGCGGGACGGTATCGGCACTGCTGGTGTGCGCCTTGTATGAAGCACAAGGAAAAGGCGCGTTTGTACTGACGGCGAATACGCCTTTTTTCACACAGGAGGAGCTTTACCGCGTGCATGAGGTGCTGGACGATTATCCCAAAACGCGCGGTGAGCGTATCGCGATGCCGGCATTGATGGACATACCACAGCTAACGGAAACAAGCGGGGATATACGTTGCGAGGCGTGTGCGGCGCGGGTATCCGAGAGGTTATCGCAGGTCGCAAAAAGTATTGGCGCGTCTGTGCTCTTTGACGGTAAAGTTGCGGATGCCAGGGATGCTACATGCAGGCTGCTGAGGCAGGTAATGCCGGAAGTGCAGGTGATAAGTCCCTGCGTGGAACTGGGATTTACAAGGCAGGATGTGAAAAACATGTTAAAAGCAATTGGCAGGGCATATTATATTTGGCCGGCCAATGACTGTCTTGCGCGGCGTTTTTTGAAAGATATGCCTGTTACGGTTACAGGACTTGATTATGTGGAGGCGGCGGAAAAATATATTCGCCGTTATACCCGACGCGGCCTGCGTGTGTACTTGGACGGGGAAAAAGCGGTTGTATGCTCAGAAGAAATGTTGGATGTGCAGGCAAAGGAAGATGTGATGTGCCAGTTGCTCAACGACGGGCGGGCTGGCGTATCGGATGTGATATTTTGTGATGGGAATCATTGGAGGAAGACAAATAGATGA